CCAGGCGGGTTTGGGGACGTAGGCTAACCCGCCAAAGCTCCAATGGCGGTCATAATCATGGTTGCGTGCAACGACGTCGGGTTAGTCATGAGCCTGACCTTACGGCCGCAGCCCCCGGCGCGTCAAGCGCCGGCTACTGCAGGAGTACATGCATGAGCGCCGAAGACAGGGAATGGCTCGCACGAGAAGTTGGACAGCGCCCGCTGCGCGTGCAGATTCTGCTGTTCCCTGATGTCGAGATCCTCGACTTCGCCGGCCCGTACGAGGTCTTTTCCGTCGCCTCCCGGGTAGCACAACGCGATGGGCTGATGGCCCACCCGCCGTTCGACGTGCAGACCGTTGCCGCCGCCACCGCGCCTCTGCCCGCGCGGCATGGCCTGACGGTAATCGCCGATCACGGGTTCGACGACGTCCCGGCTGCCGACCTGCTGATCATTCCCGGCGGCGTCGTCGACCAGCCGCTCAATGATGAAGCGACGCTGGCATGGCTCCGCCAGGCGACGCAGCGCGCGGCATTGGTCGCATCGGTCTGCACCGGCGCGTTTCTGCTGGCGAAGATCGGTCTTCTGGCGAACCGGCGCGTGACTACGCACTGGGAAGATATACCCGATCTGCGCAGCGCCTATCCTGATCTGCAGGTGCTCGAATCGGTTCCCTTCGTCGATCTGGGCAATCTCCTGACCTCCGCGGGTATCTCAGCCGGCATCGACATGAGCCTGCACCTGGTAGGGCGCATCCTCGGCCCGGACACGGCCGCCGCTACTGCGCGCCAGATGCAATATCACTGGCAGGTCGGCTAGCATGGCCAACCAGTTCTGACACCCGGACGCCCCATGCCAGGCACTACATCCATTTTCGCCGTCGTTCGCCCAGACCCTGGCCCGGTGAAGGTCATTCTTGCGGGCATCTGTGCACTGATCCTCACGGTCGGACTCGCGCGCTTCGCCTACACCCCGATGCTGCCGGTTATGCGCGAAGGCGCCGGGCTCAGTGATCTGGCTGGTGGTTGGCTGGCTACCTTCAATTATCTCGGATACATCACCGGCGCATTGATTGCCGCCACGACCGGAAGCCTGCAACGCAAGTTCGTGCTGTACCGCATCGGTCTCGTACTCGGCGTAGTAACCACCGCTGCGATGGGGCTGACCGACAACGTTTATCTGTGGACGCTGCTGCGCTACTTCTCCGGCCTGTCCAGCACGGCAGGTCTGCTGCTGGCTTCAGGGCTGGCACTGAACTGGCTGATCCGCCACGAGCACAAACCTGAGCTGGGCGTACATTTTGCCGGCCTGGGAGTCGGGATAGCCGTCTCGGGCGCCGCAGTAGGCCTGATGATCGGTCACTTCGACTGGGCCGAGCAGTGGCTTGGGCTGGGACTGCTTGGGCTGCTCTTTGCCGTGCCGGCGTGGCTGTGGCTGCCGCCCCCGACACCGGTGGCGGCGCAGTCCACTGGCCACACCCCGACGGTGCCGGCCCCGGACGGCCGCTGGACCCGCCTGCTCATTGCCGCGTACTTCTGCGCCGGCGCCGGCTACGTCATCAGCGCCACTTTCATCGTGGCTATCCTGGAACGGCTGCCGGCATTCGCCGGCTGGGGAAGCTGGGTCTGGGTGCTGCTCGGCGTCGCCGCTGCTCCGTCGACCTTTCTCTGGGACCGCATTGCCAACCTCACGGGCGGCCTACCTGCCCTGCTGCTGGCCTACGCGCTGCAGATCGTGTCGATCGTGCTGCCGGTTCTCAGCGACGCAACCGCCTCGAACCTGCTTGCCGCCGTGTTGTTCGGCAATACCTTCGTGGGCATCGTCAGCCTGACGCTGTCGATCATCGGCAGACGCTTTCCCGCCAACCCGGCCAAGGCGATGGCCAGACTAACCATCAGCTACGGCATCGCGCAGATCATTGCGCCGGCGATAGCGGGGTACATCGCCACGGCTACCGGACGTTACGATGGGGCGTTATGGATGGCGGCAGTGGCAATGTGTATCGGCATGCTGCTGCTCTATGCGGCCCACCGACGCGAGGTGGCGTTGAGGCCGACTGGCGCGGGGTGACCGGGCACAGGAGACGCACAGTGCCGTCGACATTGCTGGGGGCATGATGCCCCAGGAAGACAACCGACGGGTTGTCTGACGGTGCAACTTAGCGGCTGCGCGACGCTCGAAATTCGGTGGGATGCTCTACTATCCCGCCCACCGATCATCAATCACCGATCCGGATCAGGACCGCCATGACATCGTCTCCGCTCGACCCGCACGCCATCGACATCGATCTGACCTCTCGCTACGCATTCGCCCGCCATGTCGCGCTGGACGCCGCTCAGCGGGGCATGGCGTATTACAGCGGCCGCCGCGAGCTGACCGTGGAGTTCAAGAATGCTGATGAGCAGGATGTCGTCAGCATCGCCGATCGCGAACTCGAGGCGTTCATCCGTGCCGAGCTGGAGCGGGCGTTTCCGGAAGACGGCTTTCTTGGCGAGGAAAGTGGCCAGGCCAATCTGTCGGCCCGCTGCGTATGGGTCATCGACCCGATCGACGGCACCGCGTGCTTCGTCAACGGCTTGCATACCTGGTGCGTATCGGTCGGCATGATGCTCGATGGCAAGCCTTGTATCGGAGCCATTGCCGATCCGAATCACGACGAGCTGTTTCATGGCTGCATAGGACGTGGCGCCTGGGTCAACGACACGCCGCTGCGTGCCAGCCAGGCGCAACATGTCCGTGAAGGTCTGACCGGCACGGGGACCTTCCACCCGACCGGCAAGCAACACTTCATGCCGTTTCTGCAGTGCCTGCTGGATGAAGGCGGCATGTTCATTCGCAACGGCTCGGGCGCATTGATGACCGCCTATGTCGCAGCGGGCCGGCTGATTGGCTACTACGAAACGCAACTCAAGAGCTGGGATTGTCTGGCGGGGTTGGTGCTGATCGACGAGGCTGGCGGCCGGCGAAACGATTTCTTTCGCGGCAACGGGCTGACCGAGGGAAACCCCTTCCTGGTGGCGGGCCCGAAGGTCTATGACCAGCTCGCGAACATGATCGGACCGTCTCTCGACGCCTGAAGCGCCGCCGGACAGTCAGGCTCTCAGACCCGCGAGCGGCGGGGCCTCCGGATGGGCAACCCAAGCAGTCTGTGCCACCCGGTCGACGGCCCCTCGGCTGGAGCGGCATCCAGCCATTCGGCGACGGACGCGGCCCTTTTGCTCGGATCAGGACAGGTGGCTGCCTCGATCAGTGCCTGACTGCGTGGATCGGGTACATCGATGCGCCAGTCACCCAGCAACGGTCGATGGATATCCGCGCTGCACAGTTGATAGAGAATCACGCCCAGCGAGTAGATATCGCTGCGGGCATCGCCGGGATACCCGCGATACAGTTCCGGGGCGCGGTAGGGGTTGATCGCGTACGCCGGCGCCGGGGGGGCTGTGTCGCGCGGCCGACGCGCCAGCAGAAGCAGGCGCCCATCGGCGAAGAAATTGACGTTGACGCCCGAGATGCCGGTGTAGCCCAGACCCTCCTCATGGCGTTTGGCGACGGACGCGGCAAACTGACGAAAGGCCTCCAGTCGCTTCGGCAAGGGGACGTCGATGAGCGATCGGGAAAGGGCTTCCGACGCCGGCCGGGAGGTCGCGTCGGCTGGCTCGTCGGTCGACGCAGCGCGGATGCGCAGCGGCAATACATCCAGCGTCGTCAGGCTGCTGTCTGGTGCCATCCGGGTCGCCCGGTCGACTACTGCCCCCTCCGCCGAGCCGACGCCATCGAAGCGTACCGGACCGTTCAGTCGGTAACCCACTCCCGCAATGGTGACGATCAGCTTGGCATCGCGCCCAAGCGCCTTGCGTAGCTTGGTCATGGCATTGGGCAGTACGTTGCGGACCGTGATGCGGCCATCCCACACCACCTGCAGCAGTTCCTCATGGGGCACCACGCGGTCAGCATTCTGCAGCAGAACGTGCAGTAGGCGAAGCGGACGCCGCTCAAGCGTTACTGTCTCGCCCAGCACTGACAGTTGCAGCGTTTCCGGACAGAACTCGGCGCAACCAAAATGGTAACGGGGCGGTACGCGGCGGGGCGAAGGCAGTGACGCTGGCATGGGGTGACTTCCCTGTTTGACCGACATTTTCAGTCCATTTGAAGCTTCGTCATCTCAAACTGCCAGTAGTTCGGACTGTTTGCTTTGCTGGCGACGAACGGCATGCTTGCGTTAGCCATCCGTTAGATCTGCGGGGCAACGATATGTCTCACGTTAGGGTCAGAGTGGCAGCCAGGCGAACCCTCGCGAGAGTCGCCTGAAGGACCACCATAACAAGGAGCGAAACATGGCACTGAAAAGCCTTGTCCACGGCCAGCAGGAAGCTCAGCCCCTCCTCCCGCCGGCGGTCGATCTGATCGATGATTTGCGCGAGACCGCACTGTACCAGTGGCAGTACTTCCGGATTCACCGCCGGTTCTGCAATTTCGACAACCCCCGCGCCTTCTCGGAAAAGATCTTTCATCGCATGCGTTACCCGAGACCGGAGTTCTCGCGGCTGGCCGACAAGGTGCTGGTACGCGATTACATCCGTGACGTGGTTGGCGATCAGTACAATGTTCCGCTGTACGCTGTGGTTGACGAGGTGCGACCGGAGCACTTTGCCATGCTTCCCGATTCCTTCGTCATCAAGGCCAATCACAGTTGCGGCGCCCTGCGGATCATCAACGACAAGTCCTGCTGCGACGTGGTCGAACTGTCGAAAGCTGCCAATGAATGGCTGAAGGTGGACTTCTCCGAGTACAACCATGAGAAGCACTATCACGATATTCGCCCGCGCGTGCTGTTCGAGAAAGCGCTGCTGATCAGCGGCAAGCCCGCGCCCGACTACAAGATCCACGTCTTCAATGATGCCAACGGTCGAAGCTTCAGCTTTCTCCAGGTGATTGATGGCCGTTTCGGTGATACTACGCAAAACCTGTATTCCGTGGACTGGCTGGTTATGCCGTTCCGTATCGGCGGTCGGCTGCCGGGCAGTCTGGACCCGCAGATCATCGAGCCGCCCGCCGAACTCCCGGAAATGGTCAGGCTGGCCAAGCGCCT
Above is a window of Halopseudomonas nanhaiensis DNA encoding:
- a CDS encoding DJ-1/PfpI family protein, which translates into the protein MSAEDREWLAREVGQRPLRVQILLFPDVEILDFAGPYEVFSVASRVAQRDGLMAHPPFDVQTVAAATAPLPARHGLTVIADHGFDDVPAADLLIIPGGVVDQPLNDEATLAWLRQATQRAALVASVCTGAFLLAKIGLLANRRVTTHWEDIPDLRSAYPDLQVLESVPFVDLGNLLTSAGISAGIDMSLHLVGRILGPDTAAATARQMQYHWQVG
- a CDS encoding YbfB/YjiJ family MFS transporter yields the protein MPGTTSIFAVVRPDPGPVKVILAGICALILTVGLARFAYTPMLPVMREGAGLSDLAGGWLATFNYLGYITGALIAATTGSLQRKFVLYRIGLVLGVVTTAAMGLTDNVYLWTLLRYFSGLSSTAGLLLASGLALNWLIRHEHKPELGVHFAGLGVGIAVSGAAVGLMIGHFDWAEQWLGLGLLGLLFAVPAWLWLPPPTPVAAQSTGHTPTVPAPDGRWTRLLIAAYFCAGAGYVISATFIVAILERLPAFAGWGSWVWVLLGVAAAPSTFLWDRIANLTGGLPALLLAYALQIVSIVLPVLSDATASNLLAAVLFGNTFVGIVSLTLSIIGRRFPANPAKAMARLTISYGIAQIIAPAIAGYIATATGRYDGALWMAAVAMCIGMLLLYAAHRREVALRPTGAG
- a CDS encoding inositol monophosphatase family protein; protein product: MTSSPLDPHAIDIDLTSRYAFARHVALDAAQRGMAYYSGRRELTVEFKNADEQDVVSIADRELEAFIRAELERAFPEDGFLGEESGQANLSARCVWVIDPIDGTACFVNGLHTWCVSVGMMLDGKPCIGAIADPNHDELFHGCIGRGAWVNDTPLRASQAQHVREGLTGTGTFHPTGKQHFMPFLQCLLDEGGMFIRNGSGALMTAYVAAGRLIGYYETQLKSWDCLAGLVLIDEAGGRRNDFFRGNGLTEGNPFLVAGPKVYDQLANMIGPSLDA
- a CDS encoding winged helix-turn-helix domain-containing protein, giving the protein MPASLPSPRRVPPRYHFGCAEFCPETLQLSVLGETVTLERRPLRLLHVLLQNADRVVPHEELLQVVWDGRITVRNVLPNAMTKLRKALGRDAKLIVTIAGVGYRLNGPVRFDGVGSAEGAVVDRATRMAPDSSLTTLDVLPLRIRAASTDEPADATSRPASEALSRSLIDVPLPKRLEAFRQFAASVAKRHEEGLGYTGISGVNVNFFADGRLLLLARRPRDTAPPAPAYAINPYRAPELYRGYPGDARSDIYSLGVILYQLCSADIHRPLLGDWRIDVPDPRSQALIEAATCPDPSKRAASVAEWLDAAPAEGPSTGWHRLLGLPIRRPRRSRV
- a CDS encoding ATP-grasp fold amidoligase family protein; translated protein: MALKSLVHGQQEAQPLLPPAVDLIDDLRETALYQWQYFRIHRRFCNFDNPRAFSEKIFHRMRYPRPEFSRLADKVLVRDYIRDVVGDQYNVPLYAVVDEVRPEHFAMLPDSFVIKANHSCGALRIINDKSCCDVVELSKAANEWLKVDFSEYNHEKHYHDIRPRVLFEKALLISGKPAPDYKIHVFNDANGRSFSFLQVIDGRFGDTTQNLYSVDWLVMPFRIGGRLPGSLDPQIIEPPAELPEMVRLAKRLARPFGYCRVDMYLFEGQIHVGELTFTPGAGECRFLPEQWDWTLGSLFRWPEPPRPVPVMDPQTAPVSVAAEQHDDWGDLDAARLA